One window of the Passer domesticus isolate bPasDom1 chromosome W, bPasDom1.hap1, whole genome shotgun sequence genome contains the following:
- the LOC135288966 gene encoding mitochondrial nicotinamide adenine dinucleotide transporter SLC25A51-like isoform X1, protein MRTCCCSQEQLLHVLKPCFLGSGWTSLTDGKKRNLIYILRGKKKMDSQDCVPTNSKQDMSHHIKGNAGKHYLCGYCAAFTNIVVTFPIQKVLFRQQLYGLKTKDALHQLQKDGIRNLYRGILPPLMQKTTTLALMFGLYEDFSSLLHSHTSAPELLTCSMAAVLAGTTEALLTPFERVQTLLQDYKHHDKFTNTYQAFKVLKVYGIREYYRGLVPILLRNGSSNILFFGLRGPIKHCLPEATSYSTHLVNDFICGGLLGAILGSLFFPMNVVKTRMQSQIGGEFQSFSRVFVTIWLERDKKLMHLFRGVHLNYHRSILSWGIINATYEFFLKLL, encoded by the coding sequence gaaaagaaatctaatatatatattgagggggaaaaaaaagatggattCACAAGATTGTGTCCCAACAAATTCAAAACAAGATATGAGCCATCACATAAAGGGTAACGCTGGTAAACATTATCTTTGTGGCTATTGTGCAGCCTTCACCAATATAGTAGTCACCTTTCCCATCCAGAAGGTCCTCTTTCGACAACAGTTGTATGGCTTGAAAACAAAGGATGCATTACATCAGCTACAGAAAGATGGAATTCGAAATCTCTATCGTGGAATCCTTCCTCCATTAATGCAAAAAACAACTACCCTGGCTCTAATGTTTGGCTTGTATGAAGATTTCTCCTCCTTGCTCCATAGTCACACAAGTGCACCTGAACTTCTAACTTGCAGCATGGCAGCAGTGCTTGCAGGGACCACAGAAGCCCTTCTTACACCTTTTGAACGAGTCCAGACTTTGCTTCAAGACTACAAACATCATGACAAATTTACAAACACTTACCAGGCTTTCAAGGTACTAAAAGTCTATGGGATTAGAGAATATTATCGGGGTTTGGTGCCTATTCTGCTCCGGAATGGAAGCAGTAATATCCTCTTCTTTGGCCTACGAGGACCTATCAAACATTGTCTGCCTGAAGCAACTTCTTATAGCACTCACTTGGTCAATGACTTTATCTGTGGTGGGCTGTTGGGTGCCATACTGGGATCCTTATTTTTCCCAATGAATGTTGTAAAAACTCGCATGCAATCTCAAATTGGTGGCGAATTTCAGTCTTTTTCAAGAGTTTTTGTGACAATATGGCTAGAACGTGATAAAAAATTGATGCATCTTTTCAGAGGAGTCCATCTGAATTACCATCGTTCTATCCTGTCCTGGGGCATAATCAATGCAACATATGAATTCTTTCTAAAGCTATTATGA
- the LOC135288966 gene encoding mitochondrial nicotinamide adenine dinucleotide transporter SLC25A51-like isoform X5 produces MAISGVILREAAGGHPTGEVLAIINRKRNLIYILRGKKKMDSQDCVPTNSKQDMSHHIKGNAGKHYLCGYCAAFTNIVVTFPIQKVLFRQQLYGLKTKDALHQLQKDGIRNLYRGILPPLMQKTTTLALMFGLYEDFSSLLHSHTSAPELLTCSMAAVLAGTTEALLTPFERVQTLLQDYKHHDKFTNTYQAFKVLKVYGIREYYRGLVPILLRNGSSNILFFGLRGPIKHCLPEATSYSTHLVNDFICGGLLGAILGSLFFPMNVVKTRMQSQIGGEFQSFSRVFVTIWLERDKKLMHLFRGVHLNYHRSILSWGIINATYEFFLKLL; encoded by the coding sequence gaaaagaaatctaatatatatattgagggggaaaaaaaagatggattCACAAGATTGTGTCCCAACAAATTCAAAACAAGATATGAGCCATCACATAAAGGGTAACGCTGGTAAACATTATCTTTGTGGCTATTGTGCAGCCTTCACCAATATAGTAGTCACCTTTCCCATCCAGAAGGTCCTCTTTCGACAACAGTTGTATGGCTTGAAAACAAAGGATGCATTACATCAGCTACAGAAAGATGGAATTCGAAATCTCTATCGTGGAATCCTTCCTCCATTAATGCAAAAAACAACTACCCTGGCTCTAATGTTTGGCTTGTATGAAGATTTCTCCTCCTTGCTCCATAGTCACACAAGTGCACCTGAACTTCTAACTTGCAGCATGGCAGCAGTGCTTGCAGGGACCACAGAAGCCCTTCTTACACCTTTTGAACGAGTCCAGACTTTGCTTCAAGACTACAAACATCATGACAAATTTACAAACACTTACCAGGCTTTCAAGGTACTAAAAGTCTATGGGATTAGAGAATATTATCGGGGTTTGGTGCCTATTCTGCTCCGGAATGGAAGCAGTAATATCCTCTTCTTTGGCCTACGAGGACCTATCAAACATTGTCTGCCTGAAGCAACTTCTTATAGCACTCACTTGGTCAATGACTTTATCTGTGGTGGGCTGTTGGGTGCCATACTGGGATCCTTATTTTTCCCAATGAATGTTGTAAAAACTCGCATGCAATCTCAAATTGGTGGCGAATTTCAGTCTTTTTCAAGAGTTTTTGTGACAATATGGCTAGAACGTGATAAAAAATTGATGCATCTTTTCAGAGGAGTCCATCTGAATTACCATCGTTCTATCCTGTCCTGGGGCATAATCAATGCAACATATGAATTCTTTCTAAAGCTATTATGA
- the LOC135288966 gene encoding mitochondrial nicotinamide adenine dinucleotide transporter SLC25A51-like isoform X6, whose protein sequence is MLLLSRKRNLIYILRGKKKMDSQDCVPTNSKQDMSHHIKGNAGKHYLCGYCAAFTNIVVTFPIQKVLFRQQLYGLKTKDALHQLQKDGIRNLYRGILPPLMQKTTTLALMFGLYEDFSSLLHSHTSAPELLTCSMAAVLAGTTEALLTPFERVQTLLQDYKHHDKFTNTYQAFKVLKVYGIREYYRGLVPILLRNGSSNILFFGLRGPIKHCLPEATSYSTHLVNDFICGGLLGAILGSLFFPMNVVKTRMQSQIGGEFQSFSRVFVTIWLERDKKLMHLFRGVHLNYHRSILSWGIINATYEFFLKLL, encoded by the coding sequence gaaaagaaatctaatatatatattgagggggaaaaaaaagatggattCACAAGATTGTGTCCCAACAAATTCAAAACAAGATATGAGCCATCACATAAAGGGTAACGCTGGTAAACATTATCTTTGTGGCTATTGTGCAGCCTTCACCAATATAGTAGTCACCTTTCCCATCCAGAAGGTCCTCTTTCGACAACAGTTGTATGGCTTGAAAACAAAGGATGCATTACATCAGCTACAGAAAGATGGAATTCGAAATCTCTATCGTGGAATCCTTCCTCCATTAATGCAAAAAACAACTACCCTGGCTCTAATGTTTGGCTTGTATGAAGATTTCTCCTCCTTGCTCCATAGTCACACAAGTGCACCTGAACTTCTAACTTGCAGCATGGCAGCAGTGCTTGCAGGGACCACAGAAGCCCTTCTTACACCTTTTGAACGAGTCCAGACTTTGCTTCAAGACTACAAACATCATGACAAATTTACAAACACTTACCAGGCTTTCAAGGTACTAAAAGTCTATGGGATTAGAGAATATTATCGGGGTTTGGTGCCTATTCTGCTCCGGAATGGAAGCAGTAATATCCTCTTCTTTGGCCTACGAGGACCTATCAAACATTGTCTGCCTGAAGCAACTTCTTATAGCACTCACTTGGTCAATGACTTTATCTGTGGTGGGCTGTTGGGTGCCATACTGGGATCCTTATTTTTCCCAATGAATGTTGTAAAAACTCGCATGCAATCTCAAATTGGTGGCGAATTTCAGTCTTTTTCAAGAGTTTTTGTGACAATATGGCTAGAACGTGATAAAAAATTGATGCATCTTTTCAGAGGAGTCCATCTGAATTACCATCGTTCTATCCTGTCCTGGGGCATAATCAATGCAACATATGAATTCTTTCTAAAGCTATTATGA
- the LOC135288966 gene encoding mitochondrial nicotinamide adenine dinucleotide transporter SLC25A51-like isoform X3, with product MEDATEQLLHVLKPCFLGSGWTSLTDGKKRNLIYILRGKKKMDSQDCVPTNSKQDMSHHIKGNAGKHYLCGYCAAFTNIVVTFPIQKVLFRQQLYGLKTKDALHQLQKDGIRNLYRGILPPLMQKTTTLALMFGLYEDFSSLLHSHTSAPELLTCSMAAVLAGTTEALLTPFERVQTLLQDYKHHDKFTNTYQAFKVLKVYGIREYYRGLVPILLRNGSSNILFFGLRGPIKHCLPEATSYSTHLVNDFICGGLLGAILGSLFFPMNVVKTRMQSQIGGEFQSFSRVFVTIWLERDKKLMHLFRGVHLNYHRSILSWGIINATYEFFLKLL from the coding sequence gaaaagaaatctaatatatatattgagggggaaaaaaaagatggattCACAAGATTGTGTCCCAACAAATTCAAAACAAGATATGAGCCATCACATAAAGGGTAACGCTGGTAAACATTATCTTTGTGGCTATTGTGCAGCCTTCACCAATATAGTAGTCACCTTTCCCATCCAGAAGGTCCTCTTTCGACAACAGTTGTATGGCTTGAAAACAAAGGATGCATTACATCAGCTACAGAAAGATGGAATTCGAAATCTCTATCGTGGAATCCTTCCTCCATTAATGCAAAAAACAACTACCCTGGCTCTAATGTTTGGCTTGTATGAAGATTTCTCCTCCTTGCTCCATAGTCACACAAGTGCACCTGAACTTCTAACTTGCAGCATGGCAGCAGTGCTTGCAGGGACCACAGAAGCCCTTCTTACACCTTTTGAACGAGTCCAGACTTTGCTTCAAGACTACAAACATCATGACAAATTTACAAACACTTACCAGGCTTTCAAGGTACTAAAAGTCTATGGGATTAGAGAATATTATCGGGGTTTGGTGCCTATTCTGCTCCGGAATGGAAGCAGTAATATCCTCTTCTTTGGCCTACGAGGACCTATCAAACATTGTCTGCCTGAAGCAACTTCTTATAGCACTCACTTGGTCAATGACTTTATCTGTGGTGGGCTGTTGGGTGCCATACTGGGATCCTTATTTTTCCCAATGAATGTTGTAAAAACTCGCATGCAATCTCAAATTGGTGGCGAATTTCAGTCTTTTTCAAGAGTTTTTGTGACAATATGGCTAGAACGTGATAAAAAATTGATGCATCTTTTCAGAGGAGTCCATCTGAATTACCATCGTTCTATCCTGTCCTGGGGCATAATCAATGCAACATATGAATTCTTTCTAAAGCTATTATGA
- the LOC135288966 gene encoding mitochondrial nicotinamide adenine dinucleotide transporter SLC25A51-like isoform X4, whose protein sequence is MILYIPSSKTLDVDLKSLQVLSATGSRKRNLIYILRGKKKMDSQDCVPTNSKQDMSHHIKGNAGKHYLCGYCAAFTNIVVTFPIQKVLFRQQLYGLKTKDALHQLQKDGIRNLYRGILPPLMQKTTTLALMFGLYEDFSSLLHSHTSAPELLTCSMAAVLAGTTEALLTPFERVQTLLQDYKHHDKFTNTYQAFKVLKVYGIREYYRGLVPILLRNGSSNILFFGLRGPIKHCLPEATSYSTHLVNDFICGGLLGAILGSLFFPMNVVKTRMQSQIGGEFQSFSRVFVTIWLERDKKLMHLFRGVHLNYHRSILSWGIINATYEFFLKLL, encoded by the coding sequence gaaaagaaatctaatatatatattgagggggaaaaaaaagatggattCACAAGATTGTGTCCCAACAAATTCAAAACAAGATATGAGCCATCACATAAAGGGTAACGCTGGTAAACATTATCTTTGTGGCTATTGTGCAGCCTTCACCAATATAGTAGTCACCTTTCCCATCCAGAAGGTCCTCTTTCGACAACAGTTGTATGGCTTGAAAACAAAGGATGCATTACATCAGCTACAGAAAGATGGAATTCGAAATCTCTATCGTGGAATCCTTCCTCCATTAATGCAAAAAACAACTACCCTGGCTCTAATGTTTGGCTTGTATGAAGATTTCTCCTCCTTGCTCCATAGTCACACAAGTGCACCTGAACTTCTAACTTGCAGCATGGCAGCAGTGCTTGCAGGGACCACAGAAGCCCTTCTTACACCTTTTGAACGAGTCCAGACTTTGCTTCAAGACTACAAACATCATGACAAATTTACAAACACTTACCAGGCTTTCAAGGTACTAAAAGTCTATGGGATTAGAGAATATTATCGGGGTTTGGTGCCTATTCTGCTCCGGAATGGAAGCAGTAATATCCTCTTCTTTGGCCTACGAGGACCTATCAAACATTGTCTGCCTGAAGCAACTTCTTATAGCACTCACTTGGTCAATGACTTTATCTGTGGTGGGCTGTTGGGTGCCATACTGGGATCCTTATTTTTCCCAATGAATGTTGTAAAAACTCGCATGCAATCTCAAATTGGTGGCGAATTTCAGTCTTTTTCAAGAGTTTTTGTGACAATATGGCTAGAACGTGATAAAAAATTGATGCATCTTTTCAGAGGAGTCCATCTGAATTACCATCGTTCTATCCTGTCCTGGGGCATAATCAATGCAACATATGAATTCTTTCTAAAGCTATTATGA
- the LOC135288966 gene encoding mitochondrial nicotinamide adenine dinucleotide transporter SLC25A51-like isoform X2 — protein sequence MAPRRLQEALWHEFRPSLSTWTMADGLGRRKRNLIYILRGKKKMDSQDCVPTNSKQDMSHHIKGNAGKHYLCGYCAAFTNIVVTFPIQKVLFRQQLYGLKTKDALHQLQKDGIRNLYRGILPPLMQKTTTLALMFGLYEDFSSLLHSHTSAPELLTCSMAAVLAGTTEALLTPFERVQTLLQDYKHHDKFTNTYQAFKVLKVYGIREYYRGLVPILLRNGSSNILFFGLRGPIKHCLPEATSYSTHLVNDFICGGLLGAILGSLFFPMNVVKTRMQSQIGGEFQSFSRVFVTIWLERDKKLMHLFRGVHLNYHRSILSWGIINATYEFFLKLL from the coding sequence gaaaagaaatctaatatatatattgagggggaaaaaaaagatggattCACAAGATTGTGTCCCAACAAATTCAAAACAAGATATGAGCCATCACATAAAGGGTAACGCTGGTAAACATTATCTTTGTGGCTATTGTGCAGCCTTCACCAATATAGTAGTCACCTTTCCCATCCAGAAGGTCCTCTTTCGACAACAGTTGTATGGCTTGAAAACAAAGGATGCATTACATCAGCTACAGAAAGATGGAATTCGAAATCTCTATCGTGGAATCCTTCCTCCATTAATGCAAAAAACAACTACCCTGGCTCTAATGTTTGGCTTGTATGAAGATTTCTCCTCCTTGCTCCATAGTCACACAAGTGCACCTGAACTTCTAACTTGCAGCATGGCAGCAGTGCTTGCAGGGACCACAGAAGCCCTTCTTACACCTTTTGAACGAGTCCAGACTTTGCTTCAAGACTACAAACATCATGACAAATTTACAAACACTTACCAGGCTTTCAAGGTACTAAAAGTCTATGGGATTAGAGAATATTATCGGGGTTTGGTGCCTATTCTGCTCCGGAATGGAAGCAGTAATATCCTCTTCTTTGGCCTACGAGGACCTATCAAACATTGTCTGCCTGAAGCAACTTCTTATAGCACTCACTTGGTCAATGACTTTATCTGTGGTGGGCTGTTGGGTGCCATACTGGGATCCTTATTTTTCCCAATGAATGTTGTAAAAACTCGCATGCAATCTCAAATTGGTGGCGAATTTCAGTCTTTTTCAAGAGTTTTTGTGACAATATGGCTAGAACGTGATAAAAAATTGATGCATCTTTTCAGAGGAGTCCATCTGAATTACCATCGTTCTATCCTGTCCTGGGGCATAATCAATGCAACATATGAATTCTTTCTAAAGCTATTATGA
- the LOC135288966 gene encoding mitochondrial nicotinamide adenine dinucleotide transporter SLC25A51-like isoform X7, whose protein sequence is MDSQDCVPTNSKQDMSHHIKGNAGKHYLCGYCAAFTNIVVTFPIQKVLFRQQLYGLKTKDALHQLQKDGIRNLYRGILPPLMQKTTTLALMFGLYEDFSSLLHSHTSAPELLTCSMAAVLAGTTEALLTPFERVQTLLQDYKHHDKFTNTYQAFKVLKVYGIREYYRGLVPILLRNGSSNILFFGLRGPIKHCLPEATSYSTHLVNDFICGGLLGAILGSLFFPMNVVKTRMQSQIGGEFQSFSRVFVTIWLERDKKLMHLFRGVHLNYHRSILSWGIINATYEFFLKLL, encoded by the coding sequence atggattCACAAGATTGTGTCCCAACAAATTCAAAACAAGATATGAGCCATCACATAAAGGGTAACGCTGGTAAACATTATCTTTGTGGCTATTGTGCAGCCTTCACCAATATAGTAGTCACCTTTCCCATCCAGAAGGTCCTCTTTCGACAACAGTTGTATGGCTTGAAAACAAAGGATGCATTACATCAGCTACAGAAAGATGGAATTCGAAATCTCTATCGTGGAATCCTTCCTCCATTAATGCAAAAAACAACTACCCTGGCTCTAATGTTTGGCTTGTATGAAGATTTCTCCTCCTTGCTCCATAGTCACACAAGTGCACCTGAACTTCTAACTTGCAGCATGGCAGCAGTGCTTGCAGGGACCACAGAAGCCCTTCTTACACCTTTTGAACGAGTCCAGACTTTGCTTCAAGACTACAAACATCATGACAAATTTACAAACACTTACCAGGCTTTCAAGGTACTAAAAGTCTATGGGATTAGAGAATATTATCGGGGTTTGGTGCCTATTCTGCTCCGGAATGGAAGCAGTAATATCCTCTTCTTTGGCCTACGAGGACCTATCAAACATTGTCTGCCTGAAGCAACTTCTTATAGCACTCACTTGGTCAATGACTTTATCTGTGGTGGGCTGTTGGGTGCCATACTGGGATCCTTATTTTTCCCAATGAATGTTGTAAAAACTCGCATGCAATCTCAAATTGGTGGCGAATTTCAGTCTTTTTCAAGAGTTTTTGTGACAATATGGCTAGAACGTGATAAAAAATTGATGCATCTTTTCAGAGGAGTCCATCTGAATTACCATCGTTCTATCCTGTCCTGGGGCATAATCAATGCAACATATGAATTCTTTCTAAAGCTATTATGA